A stretch of Metabacillus sp. FJAT-52054 DNA encodes these proteins:
- the rseP gene encoding RIP metalloprotease RseP, with protein sequence MNTVIAFILIFGALVFFHELGHLVFAKRAGILCREFAIGFGPKIFSYRKNETLYTIRLLPIGGYVRMAGEDPEMIEVKPGHHIGLLFNEKDEVEKIILNNKEKFPKARIIEVEHADVEKAMKITGYEQGEEERLQHFTVAEKSFFVADGQESQIAPYDRQFGSKTLGQRTAAIIAGPLMNFVLAFVVLFGLGLIQGSPMDKPIFGELTKDGAAIQSGIKQGDVIKTINDKPVTTWTDVTKIISASPEKELSFAIERDGKPQTIQVVPKAEKAGEQVIGRVGSYAPMEKGFLTALENGASQTVFYTKEILVSLGKLVTGQFSIDMLSGPVGIYDVTDQVAQSGFENLLRWTALLSINLGIMNLLPIPALDGGRLMFFLVEAVRGKPIDRQKEGIVHFIGFALLMLLMLVVTWNDIQRFFL encoded by the coding sequence GTGAATACGGTCATCGCGTTTATTCTGATTTTTGGAGCTCTAGTATTTTTCCATGAACTGGGCCACTTGGTTTTTGCCAAGCGTGCCGGAATTTTATGCCGTGAGTTTGCAATCGGATTCGGACCAAAGATCTTTTCTTATAGGAAAAATGAAACACTCTATACGATCCGTCTTCTTCCAATAGGAGGCTATGTAAGAATGGCCGGTGAAGATCCTGAAATGATTGAAGTAAAACCAGGCCACCATATTGGACTGCTATTCAATGAAAAAGACGAAGTCGAAAAAATTATTTTAAACAATAAAGAAAAATTTCCGAAAGCAAGAATCATTGAAGTAGAGCATGCGGACGTTGAAAAAGCGATGAAAATTACAGGATATGAACAGGGTGAAGAGGAACGGCTGCAGCATTTTACTGTCGCAGAGAAATCTTTCTTCGTAGCAGATGGCCAGGAAAGCCAAATTGCTCCTTATGACCGGCAATTCGGCTCCAAGACGCTTGGACAGAGAACGGCAGCGATTATCGCCGGACCATTAATGAATTTTGTCCTTGCATTTGTTGTTTTATTTGGGTTAGGACTCATCCAGGGGTCGCCTATGGATAAGCCGATTTTCGGCGAGCTGACCAAAGACGGTGCTGCGATTCAATCTGGCATTAAGCAGGGGGACGTCATAAAAACAATCAATGACAAGCCTGTTACCACTTGGACAGATGTAACGAAAATCATTAGTGCAAGTCCTGAAAAGGAGCTGTCTTTTGCCATTGAAAGAGATGGAAAGCCGCAAACCATTCAGGTCGTTCCTAAAGCTGAAAAGGCAGGAGAGCAGGTCATTGGCCGTGTAGGTTCCTATGCACCTATGGAAAAGGGCTTTTTGACAGCTCTTGAGAATGGGGCAAGCCAAACCGTGTTTTATACGAAAGAAATTCTTGTGAGCCTTGGGAAGCTTGTAACCGGTCAATTTTCTATTGACATGCTATCAGGGCCTGTAGGCATTTACGATGTGACGGATCAGGTTGCACAATCCGGCTTTGAAAACCTTTTAAGGTGGACAGCGCTTCTGAGCATCAATCTCGGGATTATGAACCTGCTGCCCATTCCTGCACTGGATGGCGGCCGGCTTATGTTTTTCCTTGTTGAAGCGGTACGCGGTAAGCCGATTGACCGTCAGAAGGAAGGCATCGTTCACTTTATCGGATTTGCCCTTCTCATGCTGCTTATGCTTGTAGTAACGTGGAATGATATTCAAAGATTCTTTTTATAA
- a CDS encoding proline--tRNA ligase: MKQSLTFIPTLREVPADADIKSHQLLLRAGYIRQNTSGIYSYLPLAQKVLQNIQEIVRDEMNKAGASELLMPAMQQSELWQESGRWYSYGPELMRLKDRHGREFALGATHEEVITSLVRDEVKSYKRLPLALYQIQSKFRDEKRPRFGILRGREFIMKDAYSFHSSYESLDVMYDKMYTAYSNIFERCGLNFRAVIADSGAMGGKDTHEFMVLSEVGEDTIAYSDQSGYAANVEMAPVAADYIRSHEDCGDLEKRETPSQKTIEEVAAFFEVEKEKCIKSLLFKADDRLVLVLARGDHEINDIKVKNLFDARNVELASPEETKEALNCPIGFVGPIGVPEGIEVVADAAVKSIVNGICGANEEGFHYVSVDAERDLQVGQYADLRFIQEGDASPDGKGTIKFARGIEVGHIFKLGTRYSVDMGASYLDENGRSQPMIMGCYGIGVSRTLAAIVEQYNDENGIVWPEQIAPFQLHVVPANMKSDAQVALAERVYTELGKNYSILFDDRAERAGVKFADSDLIGLPIRITAGKLAEENIVELKVRKTGEKLDVPMDELAETISRLLGK, encoded by the coding sequence ATGAAACAAAGTTTGACGTTTATTCCTACATTGAGAGAAGTTCCGGCTGATGCCGACATTAAAAGCCATCAGCTGCTGCTGAGAGCAGGCTACATCCGTCAAAACACAAGCGGCATATACAGCTATCTGCCGCTTGCGCAGAAGGTGCTGCAAAACATTCAGGAAATCGTAAGGGATGAGATGAATAAAGCAGGTGCGTCCGAACTTTTGATGCCGGCTATGCAGCAATCTGAGCTATGGCAGGAGTCGGGAAGATGGTACTCTTATGGACCGGAGCTCATGAGGCTTAAAGACAGACATGGCCGTGAGTTTGCCCTCGGAGCAACCCATGAAGAGGTGATTACAAGTCTTGTAAGAGATGAAGTGAAATCCTACAAGAGACTGCCTCTTGCTCTTTACCAGATCCAGTCAAAATTCAGGGATGAAAAACGCCCTAGATTCGGCATTCTCCGAGGCCGTGAGTTTATTATGAAGGATGCTTATTCCTTCCACTCCTCCTATGAGAGTTTGGATGTAATGTATGACAAAATGTATACAGCCTACAGCAATATCTTCGAACGCTGCGGACTGAATTTCCGCGCCGTAATTGCCGACTCAGGAGCTATGGGCGGAAAAGATACACATGAATTCATGGTCCTGTCCGAAGTTGGAGAAGATACCATTGCATACTCAGATCAATCAGGCTATGCTGCAAATGTGGAGATGGCTCCTGTAGCTGCCGATTACATCCGTTCCCATGAAGATTGCGGGGATTTGGAAAAAAGAGAAACACCTTCTCAAAAAACCATTGAGGAAGTGGCCGCATTCTTTGAAGTGGAGAAGGAAAAATGCATCAAATCTCTTCTATTCAAAGCAGATGATCGTTTGGTTCTCGTTCTTGCAAGAGGAGACCATGAGATTAATGATATTAAAGTGAAAAACCTTTTTGATGCACGCAATGTTGAACTTGCTTCGCCTGAAGAAACAAAAGAGGCCTTGAACTGTCCGATTGGATTTGTAGGTCCAATCGGTGTTCCAGAAGGAATAGAGGTTGTCGCTGATGCTGCTGTTAAGTCCATTGTAAATGGCATTTGCGGTGCAAATGAAGAGGGTTTCCACTATGTATCTGTGGATGCTGAGCGTGATTTGCAGGTTGGCCAATACGCAGATCTGCGCTTTATTCAAGAAGGGGACGCATCTCCTGACGGAAAAGGGACCATTAAATTTGCACGCGGAATCGAAGTCGGCCACATTTTTAAATTGGGTACCCGCTATTCCGTCGATATGGGCGCTTCCTACCTGGATGAAAACGGCCGTTCCCAGCCGATGATCATGGGCTGCTACGGAATTGGAGTATCCAGAACGCTTGCTGCGATCGTAGAGCAGTACAACGATGAAAATGGCATTGTATGGCCTGAGCAGATTGCTCCATTCCAGCTGCATGTTGTTCCTGCCAATATGAAATCGGATGCCCAGGTGGCATTGGCTGAAAGAGTTTATACGGAGCTTGGGAAGAATTACAGCATCCTGTTTGATGACCGTGCTGAACGAGCGGGAGTGAAGTTTGCCGATTCAGATTTGATCGGACTTCCAATCCGTATTACTGCGGGCAAGCTTGCGGAAGAGAATATCGTTGAGTTGAAAGTACGGAAAACCGGTGAGAAACTGGATGTTCCTATGGACGAGCTTGCGGAGACCATTAGCCGTCTGCTAGGCAAATAA